AATTCAACCTGTAGCACCCTTGAACCTCTTCAATCTCTTCACCCAGCAGGCAAAGTGTTCCTTTTTGAATGTAAgttagatggggtgcctgggtggctctgtcggttaagcctacaacccgctcaggtcatgatcttgtggtgcatgagtttgagccccgcattgggccctgtgctgacagctcagaacctggagcctgcttccgattcagtgtctctatctctctctctctctctctctctctctctctctctctctctttctgcctctctcacaccgttgcacgcactctctctctcaaaaataaacattaaaaaaatattttttaaaaaatcaaatacttttAATTCCTTATGTATGAGATTAAAAGATTAATATTTCTAGCCTAGAAGACTGTATTTAGTCATTTCTGAAACCAGAGCATATGTGAGTGAACATTTTGTATCTGAAGAgaagttaatttaaataaatgctgACATGCCCTTCTTGCTACACAAGTCCAAAATAGACTCTGATAGTTCAAAATCCTTTAAGATTTGAGAATGTATGAGTTTGCTTGTTCTAATATTATCTTGCATTTTTTCAGAAGTCCTGCCAGAAACCTGTAGACAAGTATATCGAGTATGATCCTGTTATCATCTTGATTAATGCTATTTTATGCAAAGCCCAGGCCTACAGACATATTCTTTTCAATACTAAAATAAACGTAAGTTGTGctaatttttttatcttctaattttacTTGATAATGCTCTTgcatttttgaagaataatttgaaCAGAattaaagaacattattttaaaaagaaatcctaataAGGGTGGGTCTTTTATCTCAACAATGTCTGGAAGTTTCTAGAAATAGCAGGCATTGATAAACAAGGCACGCAATGTTTAgtgaatttttaagaatatagtcACTAGGAGGAAATTGACAAACCATAATCTGTATTGACTTTTAATGGGTTCCCTTTTGAAACAGATGTCAGTTATTtctaacaataaaattaaatatatctagggagggaggggaaaatacTTAGAAGAAGTAAGCAAgcattaaaagagagaaatactttattttttttaaatgtttatttagttttgagagaaagagacagagacaaagagagcaaacagggagggggcaaagagagaaggagacagaatctgaagcaggctccaggctctgagctgtcagcacagagcccaacgcggggctcaaattcacagagcgtgagatcatgacctgagccgagatcggacacccaactgactgagccacccaggcgccccaggcatcAGTATTTCTTAATCCCCTCCatacctccctcacctccccccgccccgcaggTGATTCTGAAGTATAGCCAGGAGAACCACTGTGCCAACCTGAACCTCAAAAGCCCACACTGATACCCATCCCGGGACTGCATTGGGTTTTCACACTCTGTCTTGTCCCCACTTTATATTGATAAAGTCCAACCCATAGAGGtagtgggttttattttcttttttaaagtttatttctttattttgagagaaagaaagtgaagggcagagacagagaggtgaggagagagaatcccaagcaggctccacactgtccccaCAGAAACCTgatacaggactcgaactcacgaaccatgagatcacgacctgagccgacatcaagagttgcacacttaactgactgagccacccaggtgccccaggagtaaTGTGTTATAAAAAATCAATTCTTGTTacctggtatttttattttttccaaagtttcAGACTCTTAGAACTTACAGCTTTAGAACTTTCTGCCGTTTAAGTGCTATTTTTCCCATATATTAAGTTATACTCCTCCAGCATAGgacccatattttaaaaatttatattcagaacagatgttggcaaggatgcagagaaaagggaactcttgtgcactgctggtgggaatgcagactggtgcagccgctctggaaaacagtatggagtttcctcaaaaaattaaaaatagcactaccctacgacccagcaactgcactattaggtatttatccaagggatacaggtgtgctgtttcaaagggagacatgcaccccagtgtttacaacagccaaagtgtggaaagagcccaatttCCATTGATGGATGATGGATAAAGCAGATTtggaatatatacacaatggaacattacgTGGCAatcaaaaagcatgaaatcttgccattcacaacccCGTGGATGGAAGTGGAGAGTATTActctaagtgaaattagtcagagagagacaaatatcatatgacttcactcatatgaggagtttaagatacaaaacagatgaacataagggaaagaaggcaaaaataatataaaaacagggagggagacaaaacataaaagacttaaatatacagaacaaacagggttgctagaCGGGTTGTGGGGGGgcgggctaaatggataaggggcattaaggaatctcctgctgaaatcattgttgcactatatgcaaattaacttggatgtaaattaataaatttttttaaaacaaacatttaaaaaatttagtaaaacttaaaaaaataaataaaagtaaacatttatgtTCAAACTAATAGTTTCCTGTGTGGGTTATGGAATCTTCAGGTTAAAATCTGTCCTCATTGCTGCCTCTTCCTATCCATGACTCGCATAAATTCTGTGCTTGATTCTGCATATAGGACAGATGCCGAGAACATAGTGTGAAGGGTGAACTAGtgtttagagcagtggttcttagCTAGGGGTGTACATCAGAACCTGCCTTCAGCCACAGAACTGTTTCAAAATTGCATATGTAGGATATACTTCCAAAGATTCAGAATCAGGACTGGGGCCTCGTCTGAAAACTCTCCCCGTGTGATTCTGAGGGTCATTGCTGATGAAGAACCACCAGAGGGTCCAGGGTCTACCTCGGCAACCCAATTACACCCTGAACTGGGCAGGTCTGCATTTGAAACGCTGCAGGATAGGAGGTTCTTCAAAGCCACAAGTACTTAGCTATGTCTGCGCCTACTCGGTATTAGTATAATTACGTGTCTCTCTACCCAGTGAATGGCCTTGTCTTTTTGACTCCCAGATGCATGGGAAACTCTgcatattttgtttgctttgcgAAGCTTACCTGAGGTGGTGGCAGCTTCAAGATTCAAACCAGAACCTCGATCCTGACGACTTCATCAGATATGCCAAGGAGTGGGACTTCTATAGAATGTTTGCAATTGCTTCTCTAGGTAGGAAGAAGCCACGCTTTTTGTTCTCAGCTAACAAGTACCTGCTCTTCCGATCGGAAGTGACGTGGGCGGGGCTTACTCATCAGTGAGAGGCCGGGTGGACATGGACTTGAGACTTACACTTTCTGCTCTGCTTCTAACCTGCTAGATGAGTTTGGCTAAATTATACgcttgcttgttttttttgtCACCACCCGTATGTTACGGAAATGGTTATGTTTATCACATTAGAGAGTTTCATAAAATATGTTTAGGCAGAATATCGTTGacaaaattcttaaatttaatttctgattCTCCAATTGAAAGATTCCCCAGGTCCCATGTTTACTAAAACAGATCAATAATTGCCAGACATGGTCCAATGTGTTGTGCTAAATGCATTGAGTGAATGCAAGCTTTTTATTAGGGAACACTTGTTCTTTATTTGACTGCATTCAGGAAAAGTGACATCTGTCCCAAATTCCTTAAATTCAAGGAACTGCTTTTCTTCAGAATCCGAGTTTGTGACTGAGGTCAGAATTGGGTCGAATTAATTTCTGTCACTGTTTTCTTACTTACTGGTTTTCATGCTCTGCTTCtggagctctttgctgacagtgaaATATTACTTTAGCTACTGAGCCTCCAGCACCTTGCAGTGTCATATTCCTGGACTGTGGCTCCTCTTTTGtccccttttcttctctatttgctCTCATTTCTTGGGTCCTCACATCCATTTCTGAggctttaaaatttatatactaaGAATTCCCAAACGTACATAATAATGCTAAAAACATCCTTGAGAACATTGCCTAAGCCAAGAACTCGAATCTCATGTAATTTTAAGCTTTAAAGCAAAGCCTCTTAAAACTTCCAAGGATAAACTCCTGTATgtccataatttttaatataaaaaataaaccaggatTATTTTCCAATAGTTCAGAATTCCTGTAGCACCTATTCTATCATGGATATTTCGACAATCAGAAATTTTTTCCTACTGTTACTTTTTCATCCACTATTAGATTCTGAACCCCAAAGTAGCTTATAAAAAAAAGTCCTACATAAATAtagcattttgtaatttaaacACTGCTTTTACGGTTTTATCAATTGAATGTTCACTGCCGTCGTCTTTGGTAGATAGGTTAGGCTCTCCCATGTCTAAAGCTCTGGACACTTAGAAGTAGGAAGGCAGAGATTTCCTGAAAATCCCACTGCAGGTTAGTGTCAGCACTGAGACAGGTGGCTCTCTGATCTCCCCATCTGGTGTTTTCTCCACGCAGCACTCTAAGCAGGTAGCGGGTCCTCCTGAACCTGGCCGATCCATGCCAGCCGCACAGCACCTGCCTTGTGAAAGATCACAGAGCCCAAGGGCTGGTGCGCGTGCATACACCTCTCAGGTTCCGAGTTAGAAAGATGTGGAGGTTATCCAGTCCGCCCTTCTCTCCAGTGCTAGAAAGCCTTCTCTCAGCTCTGCAAAATGACCTAACTTTGTCCAAGTGTCTCCAGAGACCGGAGACAACCCACCGTCGTTAGATCGTTCTTGTTGGGAAGGAAAGCTCTTTGTTGCTTTCACTACTTTTTTGGTCCACATCTCAGGCTATAAGGTCTGCCTAGTTAAGATCTTTGCAGTCGACAAGCCCTTGAGTTAGTCTGCAGGAAGATAGGGTGTTCCCCGACCTCCCAACCCCCGCCGAGGGACAGATCACACTTCATGCAGATCAGCcagccaaaattatttttactaattcTAATCACCTGTGTTTGGAACCTCTCTAGTTTGGCTCTGTTTggttataaaacattttaggaGGAATACAGTTGTTCCTCCTATAAGATAATACACGTGTTCCAGAAAAATCTGATTCTGCAGAAACCTACATAACATAgcttatggggaaaaaatagaattggGGACAGTTCACTGAAAACGTATGCAGCTGGGTAATCAGAGGACTAACAGTCTGAATAAAAATAACACCGCAGTTAAAAGAACTGTTAAAATCCTGGTTGACGGGGTCGGGCAGGCTGTGCTCTGTTCTGTGGCCCCGCGGTACTGCGGCTTCTTCTGCACCAGACTCTCTGAATTCTTTCTGGAAGGATAAGGAATTGTACTCAGAAAGCCTGTTAAAATTCAGGAAGCTTTAAATTTAGATAACAGTATTCAAAATCTTGTAGATAATAGGCACTCACTAAATAGTGGgaggatgagcaaagaaaaacatCTTCATGTGTAATTCTTAGGGTGGGTCCTATCTTTCAGACTTAAAAACCTCCAGctcctgttttattctttctgtggAGCTCTCGAACACTGAAAATATCTAAACAGAGCCTTACTTCCTACAGACAATGTCAGAGAGCTGATGATCACAATTCTAGTGGGCTTGCTTTTACTTCGGGTGATGAAATATTCCACAAAAAGAATTGTTGAAGTATGTTTCTGAAATCACACCAGCACGATTTGACACAAAAGGCAggagcctattttaaaaaaaaaaaaaaaaaggaagaagagggaggataAGAAAATTTGATCTTGGTAAAGCAGTTTTAATGAAGTCAACTGATGAGTTGTATTTTGGAATTGTGGCTTGTTTTTCAAGAGCTGTGGTTCCGATGGGGACATTCATGTTTTTGTGCTCCGCTTCCTCCTTAGAACAAGCTGCCTTTTTTACGGGCATCTTTACTTTCCTGTGGCTAGAACGGCCCATGacagcaaataaaaaacacaacttCATTTTGCTGCTGAAAGCATTGTTGTTGTCCAGCTACGGAAAACTCTTGCTGATTCCAGCCGTCATTTGGGAGCATGACTACACACCGCTGTGCCTCAGGCTCATCAAAGTATTTGTCCTTACGTCCAATTTTCAGGCAATTAGAGGTACGTTTGTGTTTCCTTCTGTCCTCTCCACCTTCACCCCACATGCAAGCTTAA
The genomic region above belongs to Suricata suricatta isolate VVHF042 chromosome 2, meerkat_22Aug2017_6uvM2_HiC, whole genome shotgun sequence and contains:
- the ARV1 gene encoding protein ARV1 isoform X1; this encodes MGTGGRSGLRPGKGNAEGVAAGQGSTDGVAATPTAASASCQYRCIECNQEAKELYRDYNHGVLKITICKSCQKPVDKYIEYDPVIILINAILCKAQAYRHILFNTKINMHGKLCIFCLLCEAYLRWWQLQDSNQNLDPDDFIRYAKEWDFYRMFAIASLEQAAFFTGIFTFLWLERPMTANKKHNFILLLKALLLSSYGKLLLIPAVIWEHDYTPLCLRLIKVFVLTSNFQAIRVTLNISRKLSFLAILSGLLLESAMVYFFQRMEWDMGSDCTIYKSQDL
- the ARV1 gene encoding protein ARV1 isoform X2; protein product: MGTGGRSGLRPGKGNAEGVAAGQGSTDGVAATPTAASASCQYRCIECNQEAKELYRDYNHGVLKITICSCQKPVDKYIEYDPVIILINAILCKAQAYRHILFNTKINMHGKLCIFCLLCEAYLRWWQLQDSNQNLDPDDFIRYAKEWDFYRMFAIASLEQAAFFTGIFTFLWLERPMTANKKHNFILLLKALLLSSYGKLLLIPAVIWEHDYTPLCLRLIKVFVLTSNFQAIRVTLNISRKLSFLAILSGLLLESAMVYFFQRMEWDMGSDCTIYKSQDL